The DNA region CTattactgcagcaagacatcccgagtcctgtactcaaattctcttgccatgaaggccagcataccattagctttcctcacctcctgctgtacctgcatgccaaccttcaatgAGTGTTCCAACAttacacccaggtcacgttgcacttccccttttcctaaactgccaccattcagataatttcACGTTTTTGCCAtgaaagtggataatttcacatttatccacattatattgcattcgccaagtatttgcccactcagtcagccttTCCAAATCACCCTGTCTCTTAGCATTCTTCTCAcaacacacactgccacccattttagtgtcgtctgcaaatttggacatATTGCATTCAACTCCTTTGTGCAAATCATTATtgcatattgtgaacagctggagttCCAACTCTGAACCCTGCGTTACCCCACTAGTTATTGCCAGCCACTCTGAAAAGAAcctatttattcccactctctgtttcctgtctgccacatAGGCAACAACAGTTGATGTTTTTTATTTTTTGATGttttttatatggactttagcaaagcctttgacaggtTCCTAcctgggagactgattgagaacgtTGAGGCACATATAATTCCGGAAACTTGACAAAATGGATCTGAAAATGACTTAGTAATAGGTTGATgggagaaggctgtttgagtAACAGGAAGCCGGTATCCTGTAGCGTACTACAAGGTATAGTGCTGGGACCATTGTCATTTATGCACATAGCAAACAATATAGAGGATTATAGAACACTGcgcaacatagaaaaactacagcacaaacaggtccttcggccccacaagttgtgccgaacatatccctaccttctaggcctacctatgaccctccatcctattaagtcccatgtactcatccaggagtctcataaaagtccctattgagtttgcctccaccagcactgacggcagccgattccactcgcccaccaacctctctgtgaaaaacttcccctaacatttcccctgtacctccccccacaaccttaaacctgtgtcctctcttagcagccatttccaccctgggaaaaagcctcagagtccacccgatctatgcctctcaacatcttatatacctctattaggtctcctctcatcctacgtctctccaaggagaaaagaccgagctccctcagcctatcctcataaggcatgccactcaatccagacaacatccttgtaaatctcctctgcaccctttcaatcttttccacatccttcctgtaatgaggcgaccagaactgagtacagtactccaagtggggtctgacgagagtctgatatagctgcatcattatccctggactcctaaactcaatccctcgattgataaaggccagcacaccatacgccttcttaatcacctcctccacctgcggggccgatttaagagtcctatggacccggaccccaaggtccttctgatcctctacagtatgaagattctttccctttatattggactccttcatcccatttgacctgccgaaatggaccactacacattcatctgggttgaagtctatctgctacttctccgcccagtcttgcatcctatctatgtccctctgtaacttctgacatccctccagtctatccacaaccccaccaaccttcgtgtcgtcggcaaacttaccaacccatccctccacttcctcatccaggtcatttatgaaaatgacaaacagcaagggtcccagaacagaccactggtgaccgacctccatttagaaaaagacccatctatacacactctctgcctcctttgggcaagccagttctggatccacagggcagcagcaccttggatcccatgccctctcactttttctcgaagccttgcatgggggaccttatcgaacaccttgctaaaatccatataaaccacatctaccgctttcccttcgtcaatgtgtttagtcacattttcgaagaactctaccaggctcatgaggcacgatctgcctgtgacaaagccgtgctgagtattcttgagcatactaaacctctctaaatgtgcataaatcctgtccctcaggatcttctccatcagcttaccaaccactgaggttagactcaccggtcggtaatttcctgagctatccctattccccttcttgaaaataggaaccacatccgcaatcctccaatcctccggcacctctcccgtctccatcgacgatgtaaagatcatcgccagaggctctgcaatctcttccctcgcctcccacagtaacctgcggtacatcccatctggacacggcgacttatctatcttgatgccattcaaagattccagcacaatctctttcttaaagtccacatactcaatcttttcactccccgcaagcccgcagtacatccacccaggtccttttcctctgtgaaaaccgaggcaaaatactcattaagcacctctgccatttctactggttccgtacagactttcctgccttcaccttttataggccttattccttcacgtctcatccttttacttttcacatatttatagaacgccttagggttctccttaatcctacctgccaaggccttctcatgacctttctggctctcctaatttccttctttagtcccttcctacaagccgtatactcatctagatccctatcttcgccaagctctctgaaccttttgtacgctttccttttcttcgcgactaggtcccgcacagctttcgtgcaccacagttcctttaacctaccaacatctccctgtctgctcggaacgttgtcgtgtagaactctggacagacattccttgaaaaactgccacctctcttcagtacatttccctgagaatacctccttccaatttactcctctaatttgctgccttatgtcttcatatttccccttactccatatcaacactttcctagcttgcatgatcctctctttttccaatgcaagcataaaggagatagagttatgatcgctatccccaagatgctctcccactgagagatctgacacctgtccaggttcattggtcagtatcagatcaagtacagcctctcctcttgtaggcttgtccacatgctgtctcagaaaccctcctgaacacacctgacgaactcctccccatccaatccccttacccgagggacattccaatctatgttttggaaattaaagtctcccatcacaacaactctgctattatagcatctctccaggatctgtttccctatctgctcctccacctccctgttactattgggcggcctatagaaaactcccagcaaagtgatcaaccccttcccactccgaacttccacccacagagactctgtggacaatccctccacagcatacaccttctctacagctgtgacactatccctgatcagcagtgccactccaccctggctcttgcctccctccctgtccttcctgaaacatctgaatcccggcacctggagtatccagtcctgaccctgagtcatgcaagtctccataatggccgccgcatcacacttccaggcatcgatccacgctctgagctcatcccctttattcactatgctcctggcattaaagtaacacatctcaatcctttggtctgagctctccccttctctatcccccatccatcctccctcttgcactgtctataacccttctctgtttgcgagctaacttcctcgctcccagtctcctcgtctcgatcccttccccccaacctatctagtttaaactctccccagtagccttagccaatttTCCCGCCAGGAATTAATTATGTGGGGGAATTAAAAGCAGGCTTGCaaaagacaccaagattggtgcagTGGTTAATAGAGAAGAAGAAAAAAAGTCATAGATTACAGGAAGACAGAGTTGAGTTTgtgagataggcagagcagtggcaaaatGACAAAGAAACCCATTGATTCCTTGCCTCTGAGGTCAGTTTAGAAAGCTTTAAGGAAACGGTAGTGAGGAAAGAAGTTGGGGCTGTTGTTGCTTTCAAGAATTACCCTGAATAGTGAGCAGTTCTGGCAGAAGAGAGCAGGGGCAGGTAGTGCTTGATGCGTGGGGCATCTGCTAGGCCAATGAATGGCCGAACCAGTTGTGACGGATATGTTCAAGTCTGAGTTCCTTGCACTTGAGGAGTTGTAAAGGAGGGAAGATGCAGTGTTTTACTCAGAACTAAGATATCAGAGGTTGAGGGGATGATTGAACAGCCGGTCGAAGAAGTGTTGTGACAAATGTGAAACAGTTGGAAGTTTGAAAGGGAGTTGTAATTTATTTGGGTAGGGATCTTTCCAGGTTGGACATTAAAGTAAGGGGAATGGGAGCGGTGGGAGATGCAAGGAAGCAACAAGGGGGTCCCATTGCTTATGATTAAGACACTATTAAGGTTAAGGTTATACTTGGGAGTTTTCTGCAATTCACCCGTTTTCCTGTGGTGGGGATATATTTGAATCAGCCCCAAAGATAAATCCTGAAATTTAACACTGAAAATTTTACAAACTGAACTCGCAGTCATCTtattttctttgtactttttCCTGATATTTGTTTCAGCTTGCTGGATATCATTAGTGTAGAGTTTGGCCTCCCACGAAGACTAGAGGACAGTAACTGTCATTTGGCAGAAATAAGTGGACACAGGTCATCAAGTCAGTTGCACAGAATGCGGTTTCTTTAAGTACAATAATATTGCACTTGAATCCAGCAGTTCAACCAGACATTTTGCCGTCATATCCAGATATTAATTCTAACTTATTCTATTCTTGCTGAAATGACTCATTGGATGTTAGAAGTGCCCTGTTAATAGAAAAGAGGGAAATTCTGTCGGCATCTTGTCGAGGACTCTGATGTCTGTATAATTTATTCCTCGAAGAGCAGTACCTAATGGGGCACTTCTAGCTCTATGAAATGTACCGATTAGACCTGTTTACACTCCAGCTTTAAAATTCCAAAGGGTTTGATGTGCAGTCATTTCATTCCTACTGGGAAGAGAGGACCCCACCTGCTGACGCACCAGTGAGTTGACATGGTGTTAACTTTCCAGGACAGCACGTGGAGGGCCCATGCTTTCTGTATGAAATAAATTATTCCTTTTATATTTTGACCCACTTACTCCAATCACAATTGAATCACTAAAGCATCAACTCAATTCTTCTGGTAACCATGCGGTATATCGGAAATTTGACATAAATTGGAAAATGTGTGTCAGGACTCTGTGGAAGTCCCGACACGCATGTGCTGAAATTGTCCAGGAAGTTGAACCTTCCCATAGGCTGATTTGTGTGGCCTGGGGATCTTTTACGAATGTCCAACGTTGAGCTCACGGTCATTGATTTGTGCcaaattttcttttgtttttttcatgagatgtgggcgttgcttgctggccagcatttattacctatccctgtgggcatttaagagtcagccacattgctgtggatctggagtcacatgtcggccagaccaggtaaggatggcagatttccttccctaatggacattagtgagccagataagTTTTtaacaataatcaacaatggtttcgtggtcatcattaaacctttaattccacatttttttggaattcaaatttcaccatctgccatggtgtatTTCAAACcttgatccccagagcattatcctgggtcattGGAATATTACtccagtgacgataccactaTGCTATTGTCTCCCAACCTTATTTTGGAACTTAGCTGGATAATTACCCTTGAAATGTTACAGAATTTAATACCTAGACTAACTCACAGATTAGACAGCATGACTGAGCTGAGCACTGCAATTGCCCCAATTCAACAATCTGTCTGACCTGActacctctcccccctccccccgccccgaccaCTCATCTACTTTACCGACCTTGCAACTAAACCTCAATCTCCTGACTACCACTCGACCACATAACCTGACCACTGACTACCTGCAGCCACCCAACTATGCTAATGTTCAGTGACTAACCCTCACCCATCCCCCGTCCATCTGactacacacacccccaccccacaaactacTGACTATCTTGTTGGACACCTTAGTACATCTCCCGATTCAAGTACACCCAGAGTGCCTCCCCACTATCCCCCCAACCACCTGATGACTGAACCTGCCCTCAGCCACCAGACTAAACCTTGACTAGCTGACGACCCAGCTAGACCGCCTGGCTACTGGCTACACCGCAGCTACCCCAATAATCAACTGCCCATTCGACTAGCCCTCACCCTGCTCACTCTCTGACCATCTGACTACTCCCTACAACTACCTGCCTACCTACCTGACCACCTAACTATGGGACTCTACCTGAATACAACCTGAgcgcccctctcccaccccacaaacaccTATCCTCCCCCGATCCTAGCACACCCCCAATAAGCTGACTACCCCTCAGCCACTGGACTACACACCTGACTATCCCTATTATCTGCCTACCCACAATCATCTATCTGTCTCTTGGGCAACCTGACCATCACCAGCCAACCACTCGATTACTGACGCTGACTACCATACCACCCCTGACTCTCCCCAGCTATCCCACCAAACCAATTGATTACCCTCTGACCCACCTCCCAACTCACCCACCTTAACTACTCGTACATTCACTGACTAAGTTACTTGGAATTTTAAGAACTTACCTGAATACGGCAGCCAGTGCCATAAAAAAGGGGCTGTGTCCTCTCCTTCCTTTGACCCTGCTGCTCTTGCTGGATTCACCGTGGAGACTCTGTGCTCAGCTCTTTCTACTTCAGTCAGGAACAGTGGTTCTCCATGAAAATGGGCAGTTTCATCAGGGTGCAGAAATCTGGCATGGCCACTAACTAAATACCTGGGTTACAATTGCCTAGCCAACGACATGATTTTTCAATGGGTTGTATTGTTATGCGTCCTTTCCCACGGGGCAAACCATATTTTCATTACAGGAGACGCACCCCTGATACTCTCCACACGGGCGTGGTGCTGACTTGTAGCCGGGACGTACTTTGCTGCGGCTGTACAGAAATGACGTTACATCCGGACGGgacgttcggggggggggggggggggggggggggtgggtaagaaGTTGTAATGTTTAAGAGGGTATTGAGCAGTCCCAGCAGGGAGTCTTCACAAATACCTTGTCTAGGCCTGAAACCCAGCATATGATCCTACCAGACCTGCATTTGCGCTGAGTGGGGCAGCAGGTGTAGGGATTTTTCCGGGTATCACGTCTGAGTTAATGACCGCCTATCATTATAGGTTACAATGTGCAATAGAGCACAATGTTGTAAATTTCAATACTGAACTGACAGGAAAGGATTTTGTAAACTTATTGACCAGAGGGTTAGAAAGGGAAAATTTACACAGCAAATTCAGACCAAGGAAAATGTTAACCTTTCTGAATTTTGATTTATTGACATTGCAGCTAATAGGAAAGTTTGTGCAATTTTCTTTTCCTCAGACAAGAGAAGACAGAAGTGATCGGATAGAGATTTTTCCAAAAAATGTTTTCACTTGAGAGAAAACAGAATTGGAAGCCATTAATGTAGTTATTAATAAGGCTCCATTCGCTGCCAACACAGTTATGCCACTTCAGTCCGAGATGTCAGCATAAACGATGGAGGTGAGAGCTCCACTCACTCCCAAACCTCAGTGTGACACTCGCCCTCTCCAGTTAGTTACTTGGTTTCTTTTAAGGAAAATTGAAACTCGCAGCAACCCTAATAGAAAGTGAAACTGAAGAACATAATTAAATTTACAATCCTGAAGAGTGGATTTTGGAACCAGAAATTATTTTATTCAGAACAATATTCAAATATATTTTGTTTGTAATTTCTTTTGGCGTtatttttttttttctttggcctctCTACAGTTCTATTATACACAAACCCTGGCTGCTGACTCATCAATACCTGAAACGTTTTATATTCTGTGCACTGTCTCCCCTTTAATCTAAAGTCAAAAATAATCCATTGTTTTTTCTTGCACAACCTATAACACATAGTTTTATTAACAATAGCCGCAGGAACGTGCGGTTTTACTTTTCAGTGTTTTGAATCAGACTGTGTTTACTGCTGTTgtgcccagccaatgatgcctttGTTTTTCCACACCCACGTGAAGAAATGCACATGCGCAGATAGATGCCAGTAGCCACCTTGAACAACTATTTTGCATTGACAAGAAATACAGTGTATTAATGAATACTATAAGGGAAAAAGAAGAGATTTATTTATTCAGAGGTTAGTGATGATTATGGAGCTTACTGCCTCAGGAAGTGGTTGTGGGAATTGATCTTTTTGACTGCATGCAATaaaagggaatagaaggatacgctGAATGTGGTGGTTGAAATGGGTGGAGTTTGGATGGATTACAGaaaaccacggtagcacagtggttagcactgctgcttcacagctccagggacctgggttcaattcccggcttgggtcactgtctgtgtggagtttgcacattctcctcatgtctgcgtgggtttcttcccacagtccaaagatgtgtgggttaggttgattggctatgctaaaattgcccttagtgtcctgagatgcgtaggttagagggattagtggataaatatgtagggatatgggggtagggcctgggtgggattgtggtcggtgcagactcgatgggccgaatggcctctttctgtactgtagggattctaagaaaaaAGAATTCTAAGAATCttgatgggttggtcagatggaatGCCCTTTTTGTAttgtatgttctatgtaactcacATGTGAAATCTTTTACAGGACATTAGAAGAGGATTTGTAGAATGAAAGGTGAAACCAAATATCACGTCAAGAACTGTCAAAGTCACTCGATCCATCAGGAACTGAATATCAGCAGCTTTTGACTGTGGAACGAGAAATGTTGGActattctgtctgtgggaaaagactCCAGAGGTCCATGTGACTGGAAAAGTACTGAGACACAGACATCTGAGTGAAAGTGTTCTAGTgagctgactgtggaaagagctttaatcgGTTACACAGCGCAGAGAAAAATATACACGGGTTTTGGTTCTGGTCAAGGCTTCAACTGaacatccaacctggagaaacacaaggacACTCACACCACGGAGAGaccgtggaaatgtggaaattgtgggaaaggattcaattacccgtctgagctggaaactcaccggcgcagtcacactggggagaggccatttatctgttccgtatgtgggaagggattcactcagtcatccagcctctatacgcaccagcgggttcacactggggagagaccattcacctgccttaCATGTGGGAAAGAATTTAATGTTTTATCCAACCTTCTAAcgcacaagcgagttcacacggaCAAGAGGccatttaaatgttctgactgtgagaagaattTTAAAAGTAAGCATGATCTGCTGACACACGTGCGCACgcacaccggagagagaccattcGCCTGCTCCGTGTGCGGAAAGGAATTCAGCCGTTCATCCCACTTGCTGAggcaccagcgcgttcacacaggggagaggcctttcatctgctttgtgtgtgaaaagggattcactcagtcatcccacctcacTGAGCACCAACTTGtgcacactgatcagagaccgtTTCAATGTCCTGCCTGCGAGAAGTGCTTTAAAAGCAAAAAGGAtttgctgaaacaccagcagatTCATACCGGAGAGAAACCCTTTACCTGCTCAGTGTGTAGGAAGGGATTTGCTCGTTCATCCCAATTGCTGAGGCACGGGCAACTACACATCTGACTACTGGCACTGGATTCTGCCCTTACTGCTGTTGCTAATCACCAGCCAGCCTGAATTCTGCGCATTCTGACAGAGATTATTTTTGAACTGAGCTTGAGTTTAAATATGGACAAATGTCGAATAAATTTTGCTTTAAGCACATTGTTGCAGATTTTTGTCTTTCCCACCATAATGTTTAAAATCACTTGACTGGAGCTCAGGAATAACAATCTGGGGGCAGGATCATGTGGAAGTGACACAAGCTGAGCCTGGGCACCATCCTTCAGTACTACATTCAGTGGGACAAATAGCACATTGCTGTTTCTCATCTTGCTGACAGCAAAGGGGTTAATTGTGTAAGAAATGTGATGCAGTCGCTCTGTATCATTGTTCATAGCCCCCAAGCAGACAATGGAAGGCTCCTTTCCAACTGTATTGCAAGTCAAGCAAATCAATGGTGAATATTGGAAACATACTGTCAAATCAGAGATTGATGTAAAACTGGTCTATTCCTAATAGCATGTCTGTACTAAAATTTGATAATCAGATGAGATTCATCCATGGATACTGAGGCGAGTAGGCTTGGAATACATGGTCAGGAGTTGTGtactcagtccattgagcctgttccaccattcagtatgatcatggctgatcacctatTTCAATGTGttttccccacactatccccatttcCTTTTACATCACTGGCATTtcgaaatctgtcaatctctgatttaaacacattcaatgaCTCATCTTCCACAGTCCTTTGGGATATTGGATTCCAAATGTTCACAACCgtctgaaaaaaaaactcttcgggggtgctgggtggggggagAATTTCCAATCCTGCCTGTCATGGGGCTGCGGGGAAccatgtctgttgacctcaggtgggattttctggttttggggtgagcatgacTAGAAAATCCCGCTCACCATCTTTGTCCAAAATAGCTACCCTCTTATGTTCAACATAGGAAACCTCATCTGACCCAGACACATAAAGGATTGACAGACTGATAGGCCTTTCCCTATTCTGTGAGTGGTGGTGCATAGCCATTCTCAATTGGTGGAGGAGTTTGGTTAATTCCAATCACAAACAAGACTCCATACTAAATAGTTGTGTGACCCCAGTGCAGCtatattctcgctccacagatgctgtcagatataCTGAgattctccaacattttctgattttgtcttGGACTACAGTAATTTGCTCTTCTCTTCTTCTGAAATTGTGTCAACTGATTCTAAACTTCCCAACCAGGGGAATTATTTTACCTGCATCTACACTGTTTATCCCTTTAGTTCTTGTAGGTTTCAATaggatcacatctcattctttgaaattctGTAGAATGTAAACACAATTTCCCCATCATCACTTCATTGCACAGTCCTGCCATTCCTGGAACAAGTTTGTTGTCTCTTAGTTGCATTTCCTCTATGCCAGTAATATCTTTTCTAAGTTAAGGGGCCAAGgcaccaggtgtggtctaaccaagattcTGGGTTTTGCTACtgttgtactcaaatcctcttgtgacaaaggctaacataccattatccttcttcattttttgctgtacctgtatgttaGCTTGGTGGGCAAACCCCTTTGCTGTcaccataattttccaatcc from Mustelus asterias chromosome 8, sMusAst1.hap1.1, whole genome shotgun sequence includes:
- the LOC144497694 gene encoding uncharacterized protein LOC144497694, translating into TSNLEKHKDTHTTERPWKCGNCGKGFNYPSELETHRRSHTGERPFICSVCGKGFTQSSSLYTHQRVHTGERPFTCLTCGKEFNVLSNLLTHKRVHTDKRPFKCSDCEKNFKSKHDLLTHVRTHTGERPFACSVCGKEFSRSSHLLRHQRVHTGERPFICFVCEKGFTQSSHLTEHQLVHTDQRPFQCPACEKCFKSKKDLLKHQQIHTGEKPFTCSVCRKGFARSSQLLRHGQLHISEKPWKCADCGKGFNYPSKLETHRRSHTGERPFTCSLCGKGFTELSKLHVHVRVHTGERPFTCSMCQKAFTQLSTLLAHQRVHTDQRPFKCCECEKSFKSTSEVLTHQRTHSGERPFMCSVCGKGFTQSCSLMRHQRVHTGERPFTCSVCGKGFSHSSTLLKHQLVHTGERPFTCSLCGKTFTRSSNLLIHQRVHTGEKPFTCSICGKGFAQSQHLLRHQRIHT